From Cannabis sativa cultivar Pink pepper isolate KNU-18-1 chromosome 8, ASM2916894v1, whole genome shotgun sequence, a single genomic window includes:
- the LOC115699228 gene encoding dirigent protein 21-like, with translation MAKSLENLTTLLLITLTIFSFISLSTAHDYSFSKDLSAEKELNHKKQKLTHLHFYFHDVVSGPNATALRVAQAATTNVSAVSFGYVAVLDDPLTVGPEPSSKKIGSAQGMYISTSQSDLQLQLVVNYVFTEGIYNGSTLSILGHNAILTPLRELPIVGGTGVFRFATGYAHLTTYMFNLTSLDAIVEYNVYVLHY, from the coding sequence ATGGCCAAAAGTCTCGAAAACCTCACCACTCTTCTCCTCATAACACTAACTATTTTCTCATTCATTAGCCTTAGCACCGCACATGACTACTCTTTCTCAAAAGACCTATCAGCCGAGAAggaattaaatcataaaaaacAGAAACTAACACACCTTCACTTTTATTTCCACGATGTTGTGAGCGGCCCAAACGCCACGGCGTTAAGGGTCGCTCAGGCAGCAACGACGAACGTTTCTGCGGTGAGTTTCGGGTACGTGGCGGTGTTAGACGACCCTCTTACGGTGGGGCCGGAACCAAGCTCTAAGAAGATAGGAAGTGCTCAAGGGATGTACATCTCCACTTCTCAGAGCGATCTTCAGCTTCAATTGGTTGTGAATTATGTATTCACTGAAGGGATTTACAACGGTAGCACTCTTAGCATATTGGGACACAACGCCATACTCACCCCATTAAGAGAGTTGCCTATTGTTGGTGGAACTGGAGTTTTTAGGTTCGCAACGGGTTATGCTCATCTCACAACTTATATGTTTAATCTCACTAGTCTTGATGCTATTGTTGAGTACAATGTCTATGTTTTGCATTACTAG
- the LOC115699229 gene encoding dirigent protein 21, translated as MAKALQTTTLNLLISLTILLSFLRLTTANDDYYNSVVQRKHGFKHEKLTHFHFYFHDTVSGKNPTNVQVAEAPTTNTSATFFGMVAVLDDPLTVGPEPTSKQVGRAQGIIAMASLSDVGLLMSLNYVFTEGKYKGSSLSILGHNSILSALREMPVVGGTGLFRFARGYALAKTYMFNATSHDAIVEYNVYVLHF; from the coding sequence ATGGCCAAAGCTCTTCAAACAACAACCCTTAACCTACTCATCTCACTAACTATTTTGCTCTCTTTCTTGAGACTCACCACTGCAAATGATGATTACTACAACTCTGTAGTACAAAGAAAACACGGGTTTAAGCATGAGAAGCTGACCCACTTTCACTTCTATTTCCACGATACAGTAAGTGGCAAGAACCCCACGAACGTCCAAGTGGCCGAGGCGCCAACGACGAACACTTCGGCCACATTTTTTGGCATGGTGGCAGTGTTAGACGACCCTTTGACGGTGGGACCAGAGCCAACTTCCAAGCAAGTGGGAAGAGCTCAAGGAATCATAGCAATGGCTTCTCTGTCCGATGTGGGACTTTTAATGAGTTTGAACTATGTTTTCACTGAAGGTAAATACAAGGGTAGCAGCCTTAGCATATTGGGACACAACTCCATACTTTCGGCGCTTAGAGAGATGCCTGTAGTTGGTGGAACTGGACTTTTCAGGTTCGCAAGAGGCTATGCACTAGCCAAGACTTATATGTTCAACGCCACTAGTCATGATGCTATTGTGGAGTACAATGTCTATGTCTTGCATTTTTAG